The sequence below is a genomic window from Patescibacteria group bacterium.
TAAATAATATTTATTTATGTCCAATCGACACTTATCCAGAACTATTGCCTTACAGACTTTATATGAATGGGATTTTAATGAAAAAGATGAGAAAAATTTACTGAAAAATTTAAAAACAAATGCCCATGAATTTGCGCCTGATTTTAATGATAAAGGTTTTTCTCAGTCAATAGTTAGGGAAGTAATCAAAAAATCAGAGGAGATTGATAAGATTATTGAAAAATACGCTCCGGACTGGCCTATAGACCAAATAACCATAGTTGACCGGAATGTCTTGCGTATGGGTATTTATGAACTTAAATACAATCCTGAAATTCCGCCTAAAGTGGCTATAAATGAAGCTATTGAACTGGCCAAGGGTTTTGGTGGCCAATCCTCAGGCAAGTTTGTTAATGGGGTTTTAGGGGCTGTTTTTAGAGATATGAATAAAAGCCAAGACAGTAAAAATAAAAAATAGATGAGAAATTTTGCCAAGCTTGAAAAAAAAATAGATTATAGATTTAAAAATAAAGAGCTTCTTAAACAGGCTCTTGTTCACCGCTCTTATCTTAATGAAAATCCAGACTTTCCTCTACCTCATAATGAACGTCTGGAATTTTTAGGTGATGCGGTTATTGAATTAGTGGTCACTGTTTTTTTATTTAAAAATTATCCCAATCCTGAGGGAGATTTAACCAACTTTAGAGCTAGTTTAGTTAATACCAAAATGCTGGCCCAGAGAGCTCGGGAGCTTGATCTGGAAAAATATCTTTATTTAAGTAAGGGTGAAGCCAAAGACAAAAATCAAAAAGCCCGTCAGAGTATTTTAGCCAATACTTTTGAATCAATGGTCGGAGCTATTTATCTCGATCAGGGGTTTAAAAAGGCTAATAAATTTATTACCGAAAATTTATTACAAGAATTTCCTAATATCTTAAAGGAAAGATTATATATTGATGCTAAGAGCCGATTACAAGAAATTGTTCAGGATAAGGTGGGAGTGACCCCGGAATATAAAGTTTTAAAGGAATGGGGTCCGGATCATAGCCGAAAATTTAATATTGGCGTGTTTTTTGGTAAGGAATTAGTAGCTGAAGGAGTGGGCAGCTCGAAACAGGAGGGCCAGATGAAAGCCGCTGAAAAAGCTTTAATTAAAAAAGGATGGCAATAAGGATATGGACTATGGCCTGATCATAGTAACTATTATTTGTTTGGCTATTATGCTGGCCGGTCTGATCAGTATAATTTTTCCCTTTTTACCGAGTATTCCTTTTATCTGGCTCGGTATTTTTTTATACGCTGTTGCTACTCATTTTGCTAAAGTAGACGAAAAATTTATTCTTATTATCACTATTATGCTTTTGGCAGTGATATTAATGGATTATATGACCGAGTTTTGGGGCCTGAAAAAATGGCGCTTTAGTTTTTGGGCTGTTTTCGGCGCGATTTTAGGGGGTATTATTGGTTCCTTTTTTAATCTAGTTTTAGGCTTGCTTCTAGGAGCCTTAGTCGGGGCTTTAATCGCTGAAGTACTTTCTGGCCAAGATATAACCTTTGCTATTAAAACCAAAAAATATACTATTATTTGTTATGTGGCTGGCACTATTATTAAATTAGCCGTCGGGGTTTCTATGATTGGCATGTTTATTTATAAACTTATTCAATAGTTTATAATTTTTACCAAAAAGAAACCCCCATTTTAATAAAAAAGGGGGTGTTTAGGTTATTAATATTTTATTAATTTTTTCTTTGAGGAGCTTCTCTATTCTCTGGCCAAAATTATTAAAAAGAATTAAACAGCCAGCCAAAATTTCCTTATCGGAATACCCCCTTTTTCTTAGTATTTGCTCACATTCAACCATAGGAATATCAGGTCGGTTTTCAGCCAGGCAACGAAGTTGATGGTAAACTTCTTCAGCACGGTTAATATTCATTAATTACCTCCATTTTAAAAAAAGAACAACAAGGTATATTAGTTTTTTAAATATTATTTGTCAAGTTTGTTATTTCCTGATAAGATTACACACTTTGTACATTACATAAAAAAGAGGTGAAAATCATGAAATCTAAATTCAAAGAAAGGGTTAGTATTTGGAAAATTCTAATCTGGGCTCGTTGGTTAGTTTTTAAAGAGACAGTTAAATACTGGTTTCGCTGGCTTAAAAGGAGGTTGTCTAGAAAGATTTGGACTTGGCAGTTAAAAGGTAAATTCAAAAAATCGGATAAAGATGACTACACTCATTATATTATTCGGTAGAAAGGAAAAATGAAAATGAATGAAGGAAGAATTATTTTGGCTTTAGATAACAAGAACAGGGATGAAATAATGGATCTCGTTGAGAAATTAAAAAGCGTTGTCTATGGCTTTAAGTTTAACGATGCTCTGGATAAGGAGGCAAA
It includes:
- a CDS encoding DUF456 domain-containing protein yields the protein MDYGLIIVTIICLAIMLAGLISIIFPFLPSIPFIWLGIFLYAVATHFAKVDEKFILIITIMLLAVILMDYMTEFWGLKKWRFSFWAVFGAILGGIIGSFFNLVLGLLLGALVGALIAEVLSGQDITFAIKTKKYTIICYVAGTIIKLAVGVSMIGMFIYKLIQ
- the rnc gene encoding ribonuclease III, with the translated sequence MRNFAKLEKKIDYRFKNKELLKQALVHRSYLNENPDFPLPHNERLEFLGDAVIELVVTVFLFKNYPNPEGDLTNFRASLVNTKMLAQRARELDLEKYLYLSKGEAKDKNQKARQSILANTFESMVGAIYLDQGFKKANKFITENLLQEFPNILKERLYIDAKSRLQEIVQDKVGVTPEYKVLKEWGPDHSRKFNIGVFFGKELVAEGVGSSKQEGQMKAAEKALIKKGWQ
- the nusB gene encoding transcription antitermination factor NusB is translated as MSNRHLSRTIALQTLYEWDFNEKDEKNLLKNLKTNAHEFAPDFNDKGFSQSIVREVIKKSEEIDKIIEKYAPDWPIDQITIVDRNVLRMGIYELKYNPEIPPKVAINEAIELAKGFGGQSSGKFVNGVLGAVFRDMNKSQDSKNKK